Genomic segment of Eleutherodactylus coqui strain aEleCoq1 chromosome 1, aEleCoq1.hap1, whole genome shotgun sequence:
aagtgatcaaaatgttgcatggaACAACAAACGGTAGCATTAAAAGGTACAACTTAACCCgcaaaaaaaaaccttcacaCAGCATCGTTAACAAAGGCAGGAAAATGTTAGGAGtcttttgaatgcagcgataaacaaaaaaatgaataatttttttgtgaaaaagttgcaaaaaaacctatataaatttggtattgacataatttaattttgcaggccagtacgattaacatatcatttatactgcGTGATGAAtgcagttaaaaataaaaacctgccagaattgcagattttatcaATCTtgcctctataaaaaaaaaaaagattaaaaagcaatcaaaatgttatgtgTTCCCTAAaatcctcatagagctccatcaggggaaaaagaaaaatgctatggttcttggaatgcggtgacacgaaaagaaataaaaaaaaaaaaagtattttttttgtgTACATAAATAGCAAACCAACAATAAAACTTTATAAACGTTCTATCCCCGGGATCGTGCTAACCCAGAGTATCTCATCACATTATTAATTCacactgaatgctgtaaaaatgtaatccaaaaaacaaatgttaggaattgtttattttttcccccaatccctCTAAAAAAcaatgaaagttttacaatacatgatGTGTACCCAAAAATGTTGCCATTAaacaatacaacttgtcctgcaataaAACATTCCCTCATATGGCTTTGTCgagggaaaaattaaaaagttatggctcctggaatttgacaatgaaaaaaaactgaaaaattggtctTTCATTTAGGCGAAAACAGGCTTTGCCACTTAATTGGCATGGAAGAAATCTTTTGGTTTAATACACATCCGGTTTAAGTGCTGGTCTTCTTCTTTGGATTTCTACAGGAAGTTTGCCGCCATGTTTTTCTTATTAATTCAGTTTATTATTCACTTTGATAGCATTAGAATTTATTTAAACCTGTTTCCAATCTCCTTTCATTCTAGGATTTGGATGGGAAGCTGTGAAAAATCAACGTGATGCTTCCTCCCAAACTCAACCTACTCATTGTCTAGACATTGGTGGATCGAAAATCATATTCAGCTCAGTGCGTCGTCGATCGTCTATCAAGTCTGCAGTTCTAATGGGTTTCTTAGGACTTCCAGAGATGTCATCTTCTGTTAAAAATACAGTGACCACATCAATGTGTAACACCTGGACACAGAGAAATGTTTCTACCCATGagaaaatcatattttccccatcACCCGTGGAAACCTCTGAATCGGAATGTTCAAGTCCGAGCCCTATCATTTTCTTAGATGAAGAGGGTTACCAGAAGAGCTTAAGGGCAAAGCTTAATCTGCCAAAGATCCCTGTTGGCAAAGATGGCATTGAGGATTCTGACTCTGAATTAAGTGAATTCTTTGATAGTTTTGATAGATTCGATGAACCAGAAACATCACTAGAAGACCATTTTCAAAATAAGCAGAAAACTATTCTAGCCAGCCCAcccaaaaaacgaaaatgtaCCAAAGGAAACATAAGTACAGTTTGCATGAATCCACAAAAGTTTAAATTTgatctccctatgctttcagccAGCGTCAAAAAGCCTACTCCTCGTAAAGCAGAATCTCCTTTCAGTAGTATGAATGATGTACCAGACTCCCCTCGTCCAACAAAGACATGTTCTGAAGATAATGGTAATTTGTTTAGTCCTATTCGATCATCTGCTTTTAGCCCTCCTGGAGTTCCCTCTGGAATAGAGTCTACATCTCATTTAGTTAGCCATAGTGATGCTCCTTCATTTAAGGACAATTCTTACGACAGATTAAGTCAATATGCCAACCAGGTGTGTAATGACATGCTTGACACTGTCATAAATACCAAGCTGCCCTCCAACATTGTAAGAAAAGAGCAAGAAAAAACTCCAAAACTAAAACGTAGATCTCATGGCAAAGAGTTGGAACGAAAGTCAAAGTCAAAGCACAAATGCATTAAGGGAGGCATTCAGAAATTTGCTGCAGACCTGGTAGAAAAGAGTTTAGGCAATGCATTTAAAGACTTGCAGAGAGGTGTTTCATCTTGCACTAGCGCACTGTGCCATCTAGCTGCAAGGCTAACATCATATGTTTTCCAAATGGCATTCTGTGAAATTGGACGGAGACAGGCATTCTCCATTAAGAAACGAGCCATTAATAGCCTGGCAAATCTCATGGTGAGTGAAGTTATTACAAGTGCTCTACAAGAGCTCCGATATATAAAGAAGCAGATGGTTACCAATGTAGTCACCCGTTTTGCTGCAGACCTTGCTGAGGAGCTTGTTTTCGAAGGAATTATGGAAGTGTGTCAGTTTTCCCACCCACCAACTCCAAGTGTTTCTTACTGCCAGACATTTGATTATGAAGATGTAGTAGTCAGTTCGTATGCTAGAGACTTATCAGAATCTGTCATTCAGGAGGCTTTTATTGAGCTTTCTCAAGTGAATGTAGGTTTCACACCAGAAGCTGCTATAAGTGTTTCAATGGATAACCTCAAATATGTAAGCTCTGAAGGTATGATGCAGGCAAGTCCATCGTCGCCCATATTTCCTGATCCTAAAACTCCAGACGTTTTACCTGTAGCACAGAAGGCTAAAAGAGACTACACTGTTCAGTACGCTTTGTTCTTTACATCTGGTCTTATGAGTTCTGTGCCTGTGCCTGTAGCCGCTAAGGTTTTGAGCCAACAACCAATATCAAGTGATCAAAAGGATATCTTGGCAAGCAAAAATTTGTGTGCAGACAATGTAAAAAGTTATCATATTTCTTCAAAAGGCATTGCTGATATGTCCTCTGACAAAAAGATTATACTTGGCAATAGCCAGCAAGATGGAAATGGAGTTAAACCTTTCTCTGTAACTATGGTAGATATGATTGTAAATGAAGCATATGATGTCATCAAGTCAGCAAAAACTGTGGATGATTATGCCGAAATGATGACCAAAAAAGTAATTGGCGTGCCTTTTCAGGAGCCTTCATTAGATGGAAGTATATCCCAAAATCACATTGAAGACTCAAGCAAGGCTATATTTAAATGTTCTATAGGTAAAGGCACACAAACCTCTCCAAACAAATTAGAAGAAATGAAATCCAGCAATTTGCTTGACCACAATAAAAATCTGAAACCAGAAACCGAAATGCTTTATTACACTCCAAAATTTTCAGAACCGCAAAAGAGGATTTTTAGATGTCCTCCTTTAGTGGAATATGCCACTCCAAGCCCATCCATTACTGCTAAGCAGCTGGAACAGGATTACAAGTGTGACTCTACAGAGAAGCTTCCCTTAGGCACTTGTTCAGGAACATCAAATTCTTCATATAATAAAACGGATACAGAAACTATAACTTCCAGAAGAAATGTACATAGTACTAACGGATCAGACCCGTCATTGTTTGGTCTGCACAGTTGTCTCCCTCATATTAACAGTTTTTCTTCAGTAATGTGTAGTTGTGGTGATGACTTCTTTGTTGAAGAAAAGAATAATCAAAAATCCTCTGTGTCTGCACTGCCTGGTACACCACCTCCAACACCTTTGACAACTTATGACATAAGTCCAGAAAGGAGTATGCGAAAGCTTAACAAAAGACTAAAAGGACAATTGGCCAAAGAGTTCTATCCGGCCACCCCACCTTCTACCCCTCGTTTGTCTGTACATGAACATGATAATGGTAAGAAAGATGATTTTATGCTTAGGCTCATGAGATCGCTGTCCGAAGAAGTTGAAAGCTCTAGCAGTGATGATAGTTCTGAAGAACTTGAGGTATCGGAAGAAACTTGTAGATATGCAGACTACTTATCCAGTAATATAATATCCGTTGCCACTGACATGGCTGCTTACTCATTAGATGATGACTCTTCTCAGAGTGCGACACCAAGAAACCTGTCGCAGTTAAGTGTTTTGAGTGATAAGTGGGGTTACCCTGCCTATATGAGAAATATTACAGAAGATCTTTTGGATACTTTGTGTAAATATGCCAACGATGTTGCCGGTGAAGTCATCAGTGAGGCAAAGGAAACCATTGGAAGTAGGAAGAACTCTCTATGTGATGTAGAGTTTTCGAATTCTCAAATATCTGGCAAAGATTCTCATCAGAAAGAAAGGACCTTTAAATATGTAGGTATGAGTTATAAAGCATCTGATCCTACCACTCTTTCGCTGCCTCACAGTAACTGTGGTATTGGCTTGACTTCGAAGTACCCTAGCTGTGAAAGTGTAACCGAAGAATACGCCGATCACCTTATCAGAGTGCTAAAGATGGAAGGAGGGAATAGTGAGTTAATCTTAGACCAGTATGCTAGCAGATTAGTTTATGGAGCTATGAAGTCTGGCCTCCAGCAGGCCTCGAAAACTGTCAAAGTTAAACCTAACAGGAAGATTGTGCCTAGAGCGAAGTCCGATGCCAGTGCTAGCAAAGACATTCTTAGATTATTGAATAGGACCCACCATTCAGAGAAGGACAAACGTAGACAAAGTAACGTGACCCTTCATTCGTTTACTGAGGATTCAGTACAGAAACCTGAATTTACTGGACTACTTCATTTTGCAGAGTCCCTTGCACAGACTATAACATGTGATGTAAGAAGAAAGCTCAAAATGTCTGCTGCATCTCTTCCAAAATCCCTGACAGACTCTTGTCTCTACTCGAAATCCAAGAACGATTATGTTGTTGGTGATCTCATGAAATCCTCGTTTCCCAGGCCGTTACTTCCCCTGCCTCATAAACTCTATCACAGCACCAGCAGTTTAAATGATCACGGTCTTAATGATGGTATTCTGAAAGCTATTGAGCAGTATGCTTGTAAAGTCGTAGACCGAACCATGGAAGTTAGCATGGAAGCAGCCAGGCTGCAAGCTATGGAGAATAAGAAGAAAGTCGATAAGGGTCCTCAAGCTGGAAAACTAAGCCATTCTTATGGGGCTGCATGCAGACTATGTAGTGCAATAGAGCAGCATGGCAGCTCTGTATCGTCTTGCCATTTCTTGCTGGGACATGATAGCTCCAGGAAAAGTAAACCATGCTCTAAGTCCAGGCAAAATGTTTGTCAAAAATCCAGATTTTTTCATCTTAACATCCCTAAAATCCACATTGACCTTGAGAAAAGATCTATGTTTGCTGATAAAATAGTAAGTGCAGCACTTGAGAAAGCAGAACGTGAGCTGAGCAACACAAGCCTGGGAGCTGACAGTGGCATTGGACACAATGGCATAAGCTTTGCTGAAAGTCTTACTGCAGAAATCATGGTGTCCGCTTTGAAGAATATCGGGCATGTCAATATAAGGTAAGAAGGCACGATAACTGGTTCTACTAGGGTGAatgtttttgaaaacctatatATACGTGTTGGGATTATAAAGCGGGACAAGTTGAGTGAAAAAATATATCCAAATGTCAAAATATGAAATGGCCAGTATCAGCAACAACTCCAAATAATAATAATTGCTTTTCGAGAACCACTGAGTCTACTGTAAAATCGGAAAGCATTCCTTTAACATTTTAAAGGAGCACTCCGAGAAAAACGTATACACTGTGCCTAGTGCAGGGCCTCCGGGGCGCAAGAGTTCCTAGGACACCAAAGAGAAAGCCTTCTATGCTCTGCACCCCCCAGGCTCTGCATTTGGCATAGTTTATCAGTTGTGCCTGGAGTGGCACTCATGAGCTGCCATAGGGAACTTATTGGATGCTCTTTTAGTAACCATGATCAAACCATACATGTTGCAGTATCCTACTATATTGCAATATCCCTAATATCAAAACCATTCCAGACAGTAATTATTCAACCCCACCATCCTGCTTTTTAAAGAGATTATTCTGCATTATAGAGACTAATTCTTTCTAGCTCAGTATCTATAAAGCCAGATATTAGTGACTTAATTTATCTTGGATTTGTATAATTAAACTCTCCTATATGCCTGTGCTTAGTTCTATTGGCAAAGATGGCTTCCAGTCGGTGGACTCGGTGACGAGTCAGCATACCAGTGCCAGTGTGGGTGATGACAGCACCGGCAGCTGGTCAAATCTGAGCTTTGAAGATGAACACCAAGATGAATGCAGCAGTTTTCTTCATCTTAGTGACAGGTAAGTGACATTCCCCATATGGGGGGTATAACATTTGTAAAAGGTGTATTCACCTGTTGTACATCATTATATGTAGGTATAATCTGCAAAAGAGAGAGTGGCAGCATTACGAATCATGTGCTGATACTAGTTGTTGcctgtattatagtccagagctgcattctaTTGGAAGACCGTTTTCACAATGCCTGGTGTAAGGACTACTTTTTACATTGGACCAATTAGGAGTGCTGGGAGGTTTCTGATCTGCATGGTGCGGCTCTGGACTGTAATACTACAACTGGCAAACTGAATGGTTTTCACTGATCAGCAGCAAAATAATTTGAGCTCAAGCGACCCATACCACAGAACATAATGATGAATGATATCCGGGTGGTAGTACAGCTGCTATTCCAAGGGGCACCATTTTTGTTAGCATTCTCTCTTATACTAACCATGATAATAACCTGACCAGAGCAGATTTTCCTCAGGAAGTAAACCGTGAAGCCTGTTGTTTGAAGTGAACCAGTCACCAGATTCATGCTGCCAAACCCAGGGGCAGAATGAACTTGGGGCAGATATGCCCATTTGGCTAATATGTTTTATtcggaaattctgctgcatttcagaaaaaagCATCCTTGGAACTCCATGTCAAAAAGGTGGTCCGCACCAGGCCTATACACAGGTAGGAAGAGCGGCTGTCCTGAGGATgcgggcagggagagcttggCCTCTTTGACTCAAAAGCTCAGAGACCTGAGCGCCATATCAAACCTCTAAATATGTCAGAATGAAATCTATATGTACCAAATGAGTATATCTGTCCCAGGTTTTATGCTGCCGGTGGTTCGGGTAGTATAAATCTGGTGACAGGGTCACTTTattcagagatcttgaaaacaatTAGGAATTAATACAGAGTCTATCAGAAAAATGTGCATTTTATAATGCTCTACTAGAAATATTTTATTTGCTTAAATCATAAAGCCCATTTGCAATGCTTGATAAAGGTCTGATATTGACTCATAGGCTATCTACTCTTCCAGTAGGTGGAGCTGAGATGGATTATCCCATAGCTCATTTGCATGGCTTTCTTCCAGGGAGCATTGTCCGGCCTATAAGACATCATTCACCCCTGTAGTGCATTGCACAAGAGGAAACACAAGACATTAGTTCAAATTTATCTTTTAGGTTAAGCTAcaatataattaaaggggttgtctcgcggcaagcatcaacattttaaattaccccattccccctgtcaccccccctggcataaaatggcaaattaaagcggtttttaaaccgcttgctactcaccgatccgacgaaataaggagtttaaaaaatcttctccctaagatggccgccggtcctttcccagggatgcactgcggttttctcccatggtgcaccgcgggtcttctcccatggtgcaccatgggctctgtgcgttccattgccgattccagcctcctgattggctggaatcggcacacgtgacggggcggagctacgatgacgatgcagtgaccagctctccggcacgagcggccccattcaccaggcagaagaccgcacagcgcaagcgcgtctaaaaacgccagaagacatcggaattagacggcaccatggagacggggacgctagcaacggagcaggtaagtgaataacttctgtatggctcatatttaatacacgatgtacattacaaagtgcattaatatggccatacagaagtgtataaccccacttgctttcgcgagacaacccctttaattaaacctGTTTCCACTCTGCAACATAATGGTTTGGGCTAACATTCCGTACCATGGCGTGCAGTTGCATGAATGATGCAGACTAGAGACTGTCCCTGTGCCATTAGCAGCAGGGTACAGGCTGTAATATACAACAAACCCCACTGCAATGACCAGGATCAGAGGTCACTTTTATCCCAGCCATTTTGAAAGCTTTATAATGACCTCAGCATCTAAGGATCTTAACAAAGGGAGCAGGCTGTTCATCAGCATGATTGTAGGGTCCTGATGAGTCGTTACGGCAGCCGGGGGTCTACTAAAGGCCTCCAATCCTGCCATAGCTATATACCTATTAGGTGTAATTGCCTATCTGTTTATTATGGACTGGCAGTAACGATCAGTTATACTGAATATACCATAGTAGCCATGAAATGATTGAATTGCCTATTGAGATTAAGAAAtaatccaatatttttttttgtatatttttattaaacttttccaAGATCTCCATCAATATATAACATATGAAGTTAAGATAGTTGCCTCTATAAGATTATGGTAATATCCATGCTTGTTGTCGCTTTGTGCGGTTGGTTGGATCAGGAATGATATAATAAAGATGCTTGTAGCTGGTTCAGTAATCTGGTTAAGGCTCAGGTTAAGGTTGGAGGTATGGTAGGTAGATgtggaatccccctcccccccccccccctagccaCAGACGAATATTTAGAACTCCCTAAAGGGGTGATTCCCCTAATCCCAGTTCTTCCTGAAACAAGCATGTATAATAGAAGCAATTTTTGACCCTGTCCCTAATTCCATGTGGCAGCATTTGGATAACGCTCCCCCAGGTCATGAAAAAGGATTGTTCCATTCTCTCGTTAAAAAAGTGATGATTCAGCCCAGTCCATTTGGAATAGAAACGCCAATGTATCCAGAAATAGTTTGAAAGGAGGTGCTGTTAGTTGCAATCACATCTGCAAAATGGCCTTCAG
This window contains:
- the AKAP11 gene encoding A-kinase anchor protein 11, with amino-acid sequence MDASTQIQYCQMKSKLSVKKENVGEGLLNSVKLLLQSRKELCTITDSLKSNKTGDFIEVTFLGLSEESGAANTQGVAAFHLDIPELIRSLHLYNLNENEVLLLKDGKEVTKSSAPQGLFSGAVCLMNTTSFPFFKSDALFVMLSKYTAGVKYAMEQEYLHRFNNKAEHHEDDDTNHSVSSIEDDFVTAFEHLDEEEPTSTNDSQGFGWEAVKNQRDASSQTQPTHCLDIGGSKIIFSSVRRRSSIKSAVLMGFLGLPEMSSSVKNTVTTSMCNTWTQRNVSTHEKIIFSPSPVETSESECSSPSPIIFLDEEGYQKSLRAKLNLPKIPVGKDGIEDSDSELSEFFDSFDRFDEPETSLEDHFQNKQKTILASPPKKRKCTKGNISTVCMNPQKFKFDLPMLSASVKKPTPRKAESPFSSMNDVPDSPRPTKTCSEDNGNLFSPIRSSAFSPPGVPSGIESTSHLVSHSDAPSFKDNSYDRLSQYANQVCNDMLDTVINTKLPSNIVRKEQEKTPKLKRRSHGKELERKSKSKHKCIKGGIQKFAADLVEKSLGNAFKDLQRGVSSCTSALCHLAARLTSYVFQMAFCEIGRRQAFSIKKRAINSLANLMVSEVITSALQELRYIKKQMVTNVVTRFAADLAEELVFEGIMEVCQFSHPPTPSVSYCQTFDYEDVVVSSYARDLSESVIQEAFIELSQVNVGFTPEAAISVSMDNLKYVSSEGMMQASPSSPIFPDPKTPDVLPVAQKAKRDYTVQYALFFTSGLMSSVPVPVAAKVLSQQPISSDQKDILASKNLCADNVKSYHISSKGIADMSSDKKIILGNSQQDGNGVKPFSVTMVDMIVNEAYDVIKSAKTVDDYAEMMTKKVIGVPFQEPSLDGSISQNHIEDSSKAIFKCSIGKGTQTSPNKLEEMKSSNLLDHNKNLKPETEMLYYTPKFSEPQKRIFRCPPLVEYATPSPSITAKQLEQDYKCDSTEKLPLGTCSGTSNSSYNKTDTETITSRRNVHSTNGSDPSLFGLHSCLPHINSFSSVMCSCGDDFFVEEKNNQKSSVSALPGTPPPTPLTTYDISPERSMRKLNKRLKGQLAKEFYPATPPSTPRLSVHEHDNGKKDDFMLRLMRSLSEEVESSSSDDSSEELEVSEETCRYADYLSSNIISVATDMAAYSLDDDSSQSATPRNLSQLSVLSDKWGYPAYMRNITEDLLDTLCKYANDVAGEVISEAKETIGSRKNSLCDVEFSNSQISGKDSHQKERTFKYVGMSYKASDPTTLSLPHSNCGIGLTSKYPSCESVTEEYADHLIRVLKMEGGNSELILDQYASRLVYGAMKSGLQQASKTVKVKPNRKIVPRAKSDASASKDILRLLNRTHHSEKDKRRQSNVTLHSFTEDSVQKPEFTGLLHFAESLAQTITCDVRRKLKMSAASLPKSLTDSCLYSKSKNDYVVGDLMKSSFPRPLLPLPHKLYHSTSSLNDHGLNDGILKAIEQYACKVVDRTMEVSMEAARLQAMENKKKVDKGPQAGKLSHSYGAACRLCSAIEQHGSSVSSCHFLLGHDSSRKSKPCSKSRQNVCQKSRFFHLNIPKIHIDLEKRSMFADKIVSAALEKAERELSNTSLGADSGIGHNGISFAESLTAEIMVSALKNIGHVNISSIGKDGFQSVDSVTSQHTSASVGDDSTGSWSNLSFEDEHQDECSSFLHLSDSNGNSSSWSSLGLEGDICEENLSFPPSDSDGTEDKDEDPKVSAEAVSRQCKILHIRNVDMGQSTVESQLRTMLQWIAASESGISEIHFLDHTKQDLLPLFRHIREKGWKIGDLLQAVLHYCDTSATSSDIPSPLYGWLLEYC